The DNA segment AGTAAAATGGTGTGATCTCTATTAAAAGTAATGACGGCATCAGTCATCGATGTTAAGATGCTTGATAATTGCTCTTTTTCTTGATTAATAACTTCTAAATGATGTTTTAATTGACGCCCCATTTGGTTGAATGCCACAGCCAACTGACCAATTTCATCATTTTGAAGAGACGGTAATTTTGTGTCAAAGTTTCCTTTTGACAATTCAAAAGCAGCTTCACGCATTTTACGTAGTGGAGAAGTAATTCGTGTTGATAGGAAAAAGGCAAAAAAGGTAGTTAGTATAAAGGCAATGAATGCTGATAAAAAAACGATTTTCGTCGTTTCTTTTGTTGTTTTATGAATGACGTCTAAGCTTTGATAAATAAAGACAGCACCATGTACTTGATTTTCTACATTTAATGGAGAAGCTAAAACGATAAATGATTCCATTTGATTTTTATTCTCTAAGGACGGTAATATCATTTCCTTTATTATAGGTTGTGATGACTTAAAGACATTACCTAGTGTTTTATCATTAATAATTTGTTGTTTAATTTTTTCTTCATTTTCACCCTCATGCAATGTCAACGTTGCTTCGCGAGGTTCTTTAGCAATAATTGCATTTGTTTCTGGGCCAAGTATGCCAGAAATTATATAGAGAGATGTATCAACATCTTCGTGATCATCAACAATTCTAGCAATTGTATTTGCTTCCTGACGCAATGAAGCTTCGGCTTGTTGACTATGATAGTTTCCTAAAAACTCAAGCATCAATATAGTAATGATAAACAACACAAACGAAACGAGAAGCAAAATGGTTACCCAAAGCTTCCCGACAACGCTGTTCCATATTCTATTCATTACCAACCTCGAATTTGTATCCTACGCCCCATACTGTAACAATCATTTTTGCAGATTTTTCAGATACACGATTTAATTTCTCGCGTAATCGTTTGACATGCGTATCGACTGTACGTAAATCTCCAAAGAAATCATAATGCCATACTTCTTTTAGTAATTGTTCTCGATCAAATACTTTATCTGGTGTTTTTGCTAGAAAATACAGGAGTTCATATTCTTTAGGTGTTAAATTTACTTCTGTTCCATCTGCAGTCACTCGATGTGCGTCATGATCAATCGTTAAATGTGGGAATACTACTAAGTCTTTTGAAGTTGTTGACGTTGAAATTGACGAAATTGTCACTGAGCGTCGTAAAACCGCTTTCACTCTAAGTACTACTTCACGTGGGCTAAATGGTTTGACGATGTAGTCATCCGCGCCTAATTCAAATCCATCAATTCGGTCCGCTTCCTCTCCTTTAGCAGTTAATAGTAGGATAGGTGTCGTTTTTTGTTCACGCAGTTCAGCAATGACTTCTAAACCATCTTTTTCAGGCATCATCACATCTAGTAATATACAGTGATAATCTTTTTCCAATGCCATTTCTAATGCCACTGCTCCATTTTCTGCCTCATCTACTTCATATCCTTCACGCTCTAAATACATTTTTAATAAACGACGAATACGGTCTTCATCATCTACTACTAAAATTGCAATATGTTCTGACATGTTGGTTACCCCTTCCGTCTTATCTTTACTAATTATTGTACAATTACATGTTCTATAAGGAAAGCGGAGAAGCCCACTCAAACTCGATGCTGGTGATGGATATTAGTATTAGAAAAAACATTTTCTATACTAAAATTATACTTAATTATCATTAAATGAAAGAAAAGCCCTTCCCTAAAAGGAAAAGGCTTGTCTATTATGCGTAAGAATGCAAACCAGCAATTATTAAGTTAACTGCAATTAAGTTAAACATAATAATAATAAATCCGATAACCGCTAGCCACGCAGATTTTTCACCTTGCCAACCTCTAGAAAACCGAAGATGCATGAAAGCTGCATAAAACAACCAAGTAATGAGTGCCCATACTTCTTTTGGATCCCATCCCCAGAACCTAGACCATGCTTCTTGAGCCCAAATCATCGCGAAAATAAGCGCTCCAAGCGTGAACACTGGAAATCCAATAGATACAGCACGATACCCGATTTCATCCATTAATTGAGAATTAGCTTTTTGAGCAAATGGTTGTAAAACTGCTGAAATAGGTTTACGAATGATTAAACGAATTAACCCATATAGCACTGTACCAAACAGCAAAGCCCAAGTCACAGTAGTTAATTTTTTCGCATTAACAATTGGAGGCATTTCTGCAAGCGGCGTCATCGCAGCAGGGGTCAGTGATTCATACTCATTCATACCAAAAATCGGTGGAGCATTATAAGTCATTTCACTCGGTTTTTGTTCCTTATCCACATAAGTAAA comes from the Paenisporosarcina antarctica genome and includes:
- a CDS encoding response regulator transcription factor; translation: MSEHIAILVVDDEDRIRRLLKMYLEREGYEVDEAENGAVALEMALEKDYHCILLDVMMPEKDGLEVIAELREQKTTPILLLTAKGEEADRIDGFELGADDYIVKPFSPREVVLRVKAVLRRSVTISSISTSTTSKDLVVFPHLTIDHDAHRVTADGTEVNLTPKEYELLYFLAKTPDKVFDREQLLKEVWHYDFFGDLRTVDTHVKRLREKLNRVSEKSAKMIVTVWGVGYKFEVGNE